A genomic window from Streptomyces mirabilis includes:
- a CDS encoding ATP-binding protein: protein MKIAFVGKGGSGKTTLSSLFIRHLAASGSPVVAVDADINQHLGAALGLDEAVAAGLPAMGPRLKLIKDYLRGSNPRITSAETMIKTTPPGEGSRLLRVRENNPVYDACARPVELDGGAVRLMVTGPFSEADLGVACYHSKTGAVELCLNHLVDGQSEYVVVDMTAGSDSFASGMFTRFDITFLVAEPTRKGVSVYRQYKEYARDFGVILKVVGNKVQGQDDIDFLRAEVGDDLLVTVGHSDWVRAMEKGRPPRFELLEDANRRSLRTLQTAADATYELRDWERYTRQMVHFHLKNAGSWGNERTGADLAAQVDPGFVLGEGLVATA, encoded by the coding sequence ATGAAAATTGCTTTCGTAGGGAAGGGCGGCAGTGGCAAGACGACCCTGTCCTCCCTCTTCATCCGCCACCTCGCGGCCTCGGGATCGCCGGTCGTCGCGGTGGACGCCGACATCAACCAACACCTGGGGGCCGCCCTCGGCCTCGACGAGGCGGTGGCCGCCGGGCTGCCCGCCATGGGCCCGCGGCTGAAGCTGATCAAGGACTACCTGCGCGGCTCCAATCCACGGATCACGTCCGCCGAGACGATGATCAAGACGACCCCGCCCGGTGAAGGGTCCCGCCTCCTGCGGGTGCGCGAGAACAACCCGGTGTACGACGCCTGCGCACGGCCGGTGGAACTCGACGGCGGCGCCGTCCGTTTGATGGTCACCGGCCCGTTCAGCGAGGCCGATTTGGGAGTGGCGTGCTACCACTCCAAGACCGGTGCAGTGGAGCTCTGCCTGAACCATCTCGTCGACGGCCAGAGCGAGTACGTCGTCGTCGACATGACAGCGGGCTCCGACTCCTTCGCGTCCGGCATGTTCACCCGCTTCGACATCACGTTCCTCGTCGCCGAGCCGACCCGGAAGGGAGTCTCCGTCTATCGGCAGTACAAGGAGTACGCCCGCGACTTCGGAGTCATCCTGAAGGTCGTCGGCAACAAGGTGCAGGGCCAGGACGACATCGACTTCCTCCGCGCCGAGGTCGGTGACGACCTCCTGGTCACAGTCGGGCACTCGGACTGGGTGCGTGCCATGGAGAAGGGCCGCCCACCACGGTTCGAGCTCCTGGAGGACGCCAACCGCCGCTCCCTGCGCACCTTGCAGACCGCCGCCGACGCCACGTACGAGCTGCGGGACTGGGAGCGCTACACGCGCCAGATGGTGCACTTCCACCTGAAGAACGCGGGCAGCTGGGGCAACGAGAGGACCGGGGCCGACCTGGCGGCGCAGGTCGACCCCGGTTTCGTGCTGGGAGAGGGACTGGTGGCTACGGCTTGA
- the acs gene encoding acetate--CoA ligase, with amino-acid sequence MAWDTTDTLGKGDVVSNESLANLLKEERRFAPPADLAANANVTAEAYEQAKADRLGFWAEQARRLTWATEPTETLDWSNPPFAKWFADGKLNVAYNCVDRHVEAGNGDRVAIHFEGEPGDSRAITYAELKDEVSKAANALIELGVRKGDRVAVYLPMIPEAVVAMLACARIGAAHSVVFGGFSADAIATRIQDADAKLVITSDGGYRRGKPSALKPAVDDAVSRVDGVDKVLVVRRTGQEVDWTEGRDVWWHEIVERQSAEHTPEAFDAEQPLFILYTSGTTGKPKGILHTSGGYLTQASYTHHAVFDLKPETDVYWCTADIGWVTGHSYITYGPLANGATQVMYEGTPDTPHQGRFWEIVQKYGVTILYTAPTAIRTFMKWGDDIPAKFDLSSLRVLGSVGEPINPEAWVWYRKHIGGDRTPIVDTWWQTETGAMMISPLPGVTETKPGSAQRPLPGISATVVDDEAREVPDGGGGYLVLTEPWPSMLRTIWGDDQRFLDTYWSRFEGKYFAGDGAKKDDDGDIWLLGRVDDVMLVSGHNISTTEVESALVSHPSVAEAAVVGAADETTGQAIVAFVILRGTASAEDAGLVADLRNHVGTTLGPIAKPKRVLPVAELPKTRSGKIMRRLLRDVAENRELGDVTTLTDSTVMDLIQAKLPAAPSED; translated from the coding sequence GTGGCCTGGGACACAACGGACACCCTGGGAAAGGGAGATGTCGTGAGCAACGAAAGCCTGGCCAACCTGCTGAAGGAAGAGCGCAGGTTCGCGCCGCCCGCCGACCTGGCGGCGAACGCCAATGTCACCGCGGAGGCGTATGAGCAGGCCAAGGCTGACAGGCTCGGCTTCTGGGCCGAGCAGGCCCGCCGGCTGACCTGGGCCACCGAGCCGACCGAAACGCTGGACTGGTCGAACCCGCCGTTCGCGAAGTGGTTCGCCGACGGAAAGCTGAACGTCGCGTACAACTGCGTCGACCGGCATGTGGAGGCCGGGAACGGCGACCGGGTCGCCATCCACTTCGAGGGCGAGCCCGGTGACAGCCGGGCGATCACCTACGCCGAGCTCAAGGACGAGGTGAGCAAGGCCGCCAACGCACTGATCGAGCTGGGCGTCCGGAAGGGCGACCGGGTCGCCGTCTATCTGCCGATGATCCCCGAGGCCGTCGTCGCGATGCTGGCGTGTGCACGGATCGGTGCGGCGCATTCGGTCGTCTTCGGCGGATTCTCCGCGGACGCGATCGCCACCCGCATCCAGGACGCGGACGCCAAGCTGGTCATCACCTCCGACGGCGGTTACCGGCGCGGCAAGCCGTCCGCGCTCAAGCCGGCCGTCGACGACGCGGTGAGCCGGGTCGACGGGGTCGACAAGGTGCTGGTGGTCCGCCGTACCGGCCAGGAGGTCGACTGGACCGAGGGCCGCGACGTGTGGTGGCACGAGATCGTCGAGCGGCAGTCCGCCGAGCACACGCCAGAGGCTTTCGACGCCGAGCAGCCGCTGTTCATCCTCTACACCTCCGGGACCACGGGGAAGCCGAAGGGCATCCTGCACACCTCGGGCGGGTACCTCACCCAGGCCTCGTACACCCACCACGCCGTCTTCGACCTCAAGCCGGAGACCGACGTGTACTGGTGCACGGCCGACATCGGCTGGGTCACCGGGCACTCGTACATCACGTATGGACCGCTTGCGAACGGTGCGACGCAGGTGATGTACGAGGGGACACCGGACACGCCGCACCAGGGGCGGTTCTGGGAGATCGTGCAGAAGTACGGGGTGACGATTCTCTACACGGCGCCCACCGCGATCCGTACGTTCATGAAGTGGGGGGACGACATCCCCGCGAAGTTCGATCTCAGCAGCCTGCGGGTGCTGGGGTCCGTGGGCGAGCCGATCAACCCCGAGGCGTGGGTCTGGTACCGCAAGCACATCGGCGGTGACCGGACGCCCATCGTGGACACGTGGTGGCAGACCGAGACCGGCGCGATGATGATCTCGCCGCTGCCGGGAGTCACCGAGACCAAGCCGGGGTCGGCGCAGCGGCCGTTGCCGGGGATCTCGGCGACCGTGGTCGACGACGAGGCGCGGGAGGTTCCCGACGGGGGTGGCGGGTACCTGGTGCTCACCGAGCCGTGGCCGTCGATGCTGCGCACGATCTGGGGCGACGACCAGCGGTTCCTCGACACGTACTGGTCGCGGTTCGAGGGGAAGTACTTCGCCGGGGACGGGGCGAAGAAGGACGACGACGGGGACATCTGGCTCCTCGGGCGGGTCGACGACGTGATGCTCGTGTCCGGGCACAACATCTCGACGACCGAGGTCGAGTCGGCGCTCGTCTCGCATCCTTCGGTCGCCGAGGCGGCGGTGGTCGGTGCGGCGGACGAGACGACGGGGCAGGCGATCGTCGCGTTCGTGATTCTGCGGGGGACCGCTTCCGCGGAGGATGCCGGGCTGGTGGCGGATCTGCGGAATCACGTGGGGACGACGCTGGGGCCGATCGCCAAGCCGAAGCGGGTGTTGCCGGTGGCCGAGCTGCCCAAGACTCGGTCCGGGAAGATCATGCGGCGGTTGTTGCGCGACGTGGCGGAGAACCGGGAGCTGGGGGATGTCACGACGTTGACGGACTCCACGGTGATGGATCTCATCCAGGCGAAGCTGCCGGCGGCGCCGAGCGAGGACTGA
- a CDS encoding oxidoreductase: MSTTGATADPLAALGSLPGVAESVESVRKAVDRVYGHRIMRRRSNEITSEAALRGARGSAALSGADWALEEVRRRTDFSGDDEAHTVGAALRLTAEAGQLLSIWRQSPLRVLARLHLVAAAGQEDTVGRPRQDGEPVDEPLVDLPLPDATEVAGRLEGLSQLIIAGGSAPALVTAAVVHGELLALRPFGTHNGLIARAAERIVLVGSGLDPKSVCPAEVGHAEPGRAAYLGALEGYVSGTPEGMATWIAHCGRAIELGARESTAVCEALQRGAA, encoded by the coding sequence ATGAGTACGACAGGCGCGACCGCCGATCCGCTCGCGGCCCTGGGCTCGCTGCCCGGCGTGGCCGAATCCGTCGAGTCCGTCCGCAAGGCGGTGGACCGGGTCTACGGACACCGGATCATGCGGCGCCGCAGCAACGAGATCACTTCCGAGGCCGCACTGCGGGGCGCCCGTGGTTCCGCGGCGCTGTCCGGTGCCGACTGGGCCCTCGAAGAGGTACGCCGCCGCACCGACTTCAGTGGTGACGACGAGGCCCACACGGTCGGCGCGGCCCTGCGGCTGACCGCCGAGGCGGGCCAACTCCTGTCCATCTGGCGCCAGTCGCCCCTCCGGGTGCTGGCCCGGCTGCACCTCGTCGCGGCCGCGGGCCAGGAGGACACCGTCGGCAGGCCCCGCCAGGACGGCGAACCGGTCGACGAGCCGCTCGTCGACCTGCCCCTGCCGGACGCGACCGAGGTGGCCGGTCGGCTCGAAGGGCTCTCGCAGCTGATCATCGCGGGTGGTTCGGCGCCGGCCCTGGTGACGGCTGCCGTCGTGCACGGCGAACTGCTCGCCCTGCGCCCCTTCGGCACCCACAACGGCCTGATCGCACGCGCGGCCGAGCGCATCGTCCTGGTCGGCAGCGGCCTCGACCCCAAATCCGTCTGCCCGGCGGAGGTCGGTCACGCCGAGCCGGGCCGCGCGGCCTACCTGGGGGCACTGGAAGGCTATGTCTCCGGCACCCCGGAGGGCATGGCGACCTGGATCGCCCACTGCGGCAGAGCGATTGAACTGGGAGCCAGGGAATCGACAGCCGTCTGCGAGGCGCTTCAGCGCGGCGCGGCGTAA
- a CDS encoding HAD family hydrolase — protein sequence MLGLVENHSLPRTAAFFDLDKTVIAKSSTLTFSKSFYQGGLINRRAVLRTAYAQFVFMAGGADHDQMERMRAYLSALCRGWNVQQVKEIVAETLHDLIDPIIYDEAASLIEEHHSAGRDVVIVSTSGAEVVEPIGELLGADRVVATRMVVGEDGCFTGEVEYYAYGPTKAEAVKELAASEGYDLARCYAYSDSATDVPMLEAVGHPHAVNPDRALRREALARSWPILDFHRPVRLKQRLPALSVPPRPALVAAAAIGAAAATAGLVWYASKRRTTVV from the coding sequence ATGCTCGGGCTCGTGGAAAACCACTCCTTGCCTCGCACGGCAGCCTTCTTTGACCTGGACAAGACGGTCATTGCGAAGTCGAGCACGCTCACGTTCAGCAAGTCGTTCTACCAAGGCGGGCTGATCAACCGAAGGGCCGTGTTGCGCACCGCATATGCCCAGTTCGTGTTCATGGCGGGCGGCGCGGACCACGATCAGATGGAGCGGATGCGCGCATACCTGTCCGCGCTGTGCCGGGGCTGGAACGTCCAGCAGGTCAAGGAGATCGTCGCCGAGACTCTGCACGACCTGATCGACCCGATCATTTACGACGAGGCCGCCTCCCTCATCGAGGAGCACCACAGCGCCGGGCGCGACGTCGTGATCGTCTCCACGTCCGGGGCGGAGGTGGTCGAGCCGATCGGAGAGCTGCTCGGCGCGGACCGGGTGGTGGCCACGCGCATGGTCGTCGGCGAGGACGGCTGCTTCACCGGGGAAGTGGAGTACTACGCGTACGGTCCGACGAAGGCCGAGGCGGTCAAGGAGCTGGCCGCGTCCGAGGGGTACGACCTCGCGCGCTGCTACGCCTACAGCGACTCCGCGACCGACGTTCCGATGCTGGAGGCCGTCGGCCATCCCCATGCGGTGAATCCGGACCGTGCGTTGCGGCGCGAGGCGCTTGCCCGCTCGTGGCCGATTCTGGACTTCCACCGGCCGGTCCGGCTCAAGCAGCGGCTGCCCGCGCTGTCGGTGCCGCCGCGTCCGGCGCTCGTCGCGGCGGCCGCGATAGGAGCGGCGGCGGCCACGGCGGGGCTCGTCTGGTACGCGAGCAAACGGCGCACGACGGTGGTGTGA
- a CDS encoding type II secretion system F family protein, which produces MTGAGDISVGAAMACAGAAAWLMGGWDAGARRARLLCAGGGVVATGPPAWERVRAEWRRLRERLRPEGWSLVAGLVIAVLGASVVPLFLGAAGMPLLRRVRRAGETRRAGERRGAAVIALCGALAGEVRAGHQPGEALRRAAHDSGGLGEAQAVVLAAARFGGDVPGALTDAARQPGADGLVGLAACWRVAVDRGAGLAAGLDRLEGALCAERDQRADLRAQLAGSRSTAVMLAGLPVLGLLLGTALGAGPLHVLLHSGPGLGCLVVGGVLEGVGLWWALRIVRGAEAA; this is translated from the coding sequence ATGACGGGGGCCGGTGACATCTCGGTGGGGGCGGCCATGGCGTGTGCCGGGGCGGCGGCCTGGTTGATGGGCGGCTGGGACGCCGGGGCACGCAGGGCACGGCTGCTGTGCGCGGGTGGCGGGGTGGTGGCCACCGGACCGCCGGCGTGGGAGCGGGTACGGGCCGAGTGGAGGCGACTGCGCGAGCGGCTGCGTCCCGAAGGGTGGTCACTGGTCGCCGGGTTGGTGATCGCGGTACTGGGCGCGTCCGTCGTGCCGCTGTTCCTCGGGGCGGCCGGGATGCCGCTGCTCCGCCGCGTACGGCGGGCCGGGGAGACGCGGCGCGCGGGGGAGCGTCGGGGTGCGGCGGTGATCGCCCTGTGCGGGGCCCTGGCCGGCGAGGTGCGGGCCGGGCATCAGCCGGGCGAGGCACTGCGGAGAGCCGCGCACGACTCGGGCGGGCTCGGCGAGGCGCAGGCGGTGGTGCTGGCGGCGGCGAGGTTCGGCGGTGATGTGCCGGGCGCGCTCACCGACGCGGCACGGCAGCCGGGGGCCGACGGGCTGGTGGGGCTCGCCGCGTGTTGGCGGGTGGCGGTGGACCGGGGCGCGGGCCTGGCGGCGGGCCTCGACCGCCTGGAAGGGGCGCTGTGCGCGGAGCGGGACCAACGGGCCGATCTGCGCGCCCAATTGGCGGGATCGCGATCCACGGCGGTGATGCTCGCGGGACTGCCCGTTCTGGGCCTTCTGCTCGGTACCGCGCTGGGCGCAGGTCCGCTGCACGTGCTGCTGCACAGCGGGCCGGGCCTGGGCTGTCTGGTGGTCGGTGGGGTGCTGGAGGGCGTGGGGCTGTGGTGGGCGCTGCGCATCGTGAGGGGAGCGGAGGCGGCATGA
- a CDS encoding TadA family conjugal transfer-associated ATPase: protein MSREAGTGVGTGTGLLDGVRQWLAESGSEPTPARVAQALREQGRVLGDAEVLGAAERLRSELVGSGPLEPLLADPSVTDVLVSAPDRVWVDRGGGLELTTVSFPDAAAVRRLAQRLAAVAGRRLDDARPWVDARLPDGTRLHAVLPPVAVGSTCLSLRVVRPRAFTLDELVTAGTVPPGGDRVLRALLDARLSFLISGGTGSGKTTLLSALLGLVGAGERIVLAEDSAELRPDHPHVVRLEGRPANQEGVGLVALQDLVRQALRMRPDRLVVGEVRGPEVVSLLAALNTGHEGGCGTVHANAAAQVPARLEALGTAAGLDRAALHSQLAAALSVVLHLVRDRAGRRRIAEVHVLERDATGLVMTVPALRWGAEAFAYERGWERLRGLLRDGTEGSGP, encoded by the coding sequence ATGAGCCGGGAGGCGGGCACGGGCGTGGGGACCGGCACGGGACTGCTGGACGGCGTCCGGCAGTGGCTCGCCGAGAGCGGGTCGGAGCCGACACCCGCGCGCGTGGCACAGGCCCTGCGCGAGCAGGGGCGAGTGCTCGGCGACGCCGAAGTCCTCGGCGCAGCCGAGCGGTTGCGCTCCGAGCTGGTCGGCAGTGGGCCGCTGGAGCCACTGCTCGCCGACCCGTCGGTGACCGACGTCCTGGTGTCCGCGCCGGACCGGGTGTGGGTGGACCGGGGCGGTGGCCTGGAACTGACGACCGTGTCCTTTCCGGACGCGGCGGCCGTACGACGCCTCGCGCAGCGCCTCGCGGCCGTGGCCGGGCGAAGGCTCGACGACGCCCGCCCCTGGGTCGACGCCCGGCTTCCGGACGGCACGCGCCTGCACGCGGTGCTGCCCCCGGTGGCCGTCGGCTCCACCTGCCTGTCGCTGCGGGTGGTACGGCCGCGCGCTTTCACCCTCGACGAGTTGGTGACGGCGGGAACAGTCCCGCCCGGCGGGGACCGGGTACTCAGAGCCCTGCTGGACGCCCGGCTGTCGTTCCTGATCAGCGGCGGCACCGGAAGCGGCAAGACGACCCTGCTGAGCGCGCTGCTGGGGCTGGTCGGTGCCGGGGAGCGGATCGTGCTGGCCGAGGATTCGGCGGAGCTGCGGCCCGACCATCCCCATGTGGTGCGGCTGGAGGGGCGACCGGCCAACCAGGAGGGCGTCGGACTCGTGGCGCTGCAGGACCTGGTCCGTCAGGCCCTGCGCATGCGACCGGACCGGCTGGTCGTCGGCGAGGTGCGCGGACCTGAGGTCGTGTCGCTCCTGGCGGCGCTCAACACCGGCCACGAGGGCGGCTGCGGCACGGTGCACGCGAATGCGGCGGCGCAAGTACCGGCCCGTCTGGAGGCCCTGGGTACCGCGGCAGGGCTCGACAGGGCCGCGCTGCACAGCCAGTTGGCGGCGGCGCTGTCCGTGGTCCTGCATCTCGTACGAGACCGGGCCGGGCGGCGGCGGATCGCCGAGGTGCATGTCCTGGAGCGCGATGCGACGGGGTTGGTGATGACGGTGCCCGCGCTGCGATGGGGCGCGGAGGCGTTCGCGTACGAGCGGGGGTGGGAGCGGCTGCGGGGGCTGCTCCGGGACGGGACCGAGGGGAGTGGGCCGTGA
- the ssd gene encoding septum site-determining protein Ssd, whose translation MAGAITHDLPPAADGRQGGPLIVTEDAELLDDLLRLCAAAGARPEVHHGVPEGGGSWEAAPLVLVGDDAARRVRGAARRRGVVLVGRDQDDSGVWKRAVEIGADHVLMLPDGEQWLVDRIADVAEGVGRPALTVGVIGGRGGAGASTLACALAVTSAREGRRTLLVDADPLGGGLDVLLGGEAAEGLRWPAFAASRGRVGGGALEESLPELHALRVLSWDRGDSVTIPAQAVRAVLAAARRRGGTVVVDLPRRVDEGVAEALAQLDLGLLVVPADLRAVAAAKRVASVVGMVLRDLRVAVRGPYAPGLDDREVARLLGLPLVGEVPAESAPLDAGVPPGGAARGPLARFCTAFWQRVPVEGGGV comes from the coding sequence GTGGCGGGAGCCATCACACACGACCTGCCGCCCGCCGCCGACGGGCGGCAGGGCGGACCATTGATCGTCACGGAGGACGCCGAACTCCTCGACGACCTGCTGCGCCTGTGCGCCGCGGCGGGCGCGAGGCCGGAGGTCCACCACGGGGTGCCTGAGGGCGGCGGCAGCTGGGAGGCAGCACCGCTCGTCCTGGTCGGCGACGACGCGGCGCGGCGCGTACGCGGAGCAGCGCGCCGACGCGGAGTCGTGCTGGTCGGCAGGGACCAGGACGACTCCGGCGTCTGGAAACGGGCTGTCGAGATCGGAGCCGACCACGTCCTGATGCTTCCGGACGGCGAGCAGTGGCTTGTCGACCGCATCGCCGACGTGGCCGAGGGAGTCGGTCGACCCGCGCTCACCGTCGGCGTGATCGGCGGCCGCGGCGGGGCCGGAGCCTCCACGCTGGCCTGCGCGCTCGCCGTCACCTCTGCGCGCGAGGGACGCCGCACCCTGCTCGTGGACGCGGATCCCCTGGGTGGCGGACTCGACGTACTCCTGGGCGGAGAGGCCGCCGAAGGCCTGCGCTGGCCGGCGTTCGCCGCCTCCCGCGGCAGGGTCGGCGGCGGCGCCCTGGAGGAGTCCCTTCCCGAACTGCACGCGCTGCGCGTCCTCAGCTGGGACCGCGGCGACTCCGTCACCATCCCGGCGCAGGCCGTCCGCGCGGTCCTGGCCGCCGCCAGACGGCGCGGCGGCACCGTGGTCGTCGACCTGCCCCGCCGCGTCGACGAAGGAGTCGCGGAAGCCCTCGCCCAGCTCGACCTCGGACTGCTGGTCGTCCCCGCCGATCTGCGTGCCGTCGCGGCGGCCAAACGGGTGGCGTCCGTGGTCGGCATGGTCCTGCGCGATCTGCGTGTCGCGGTCCGCGGCCCCTATGCGCCGGGCCTCGACGATCGCGAGGTGGCCCGCCTGCTCGGACTGCCGCTGGTCGGCGAAGTGCCCGCGGAATCCGCGCCGCTGGACGCCGGTGTGCCACCCGGGGGAGCGGCGCGGGGACCGCTCGCCCGGTTCTGCACGGCCTTCTGGCAGCGGGTTCCGGTGGAAGGCGGGGGCGTATGA
- a CDS encoding bifunctional SulP family inorganic anion transporter/carbonic anhydrase, whose product MSACVPTRAADSTRPRRIHQPHSPPPTPPRRFRVAGADLSASIAVFLIALPLSLGIALATGAPLQSGLVAAAVGGIVAARLGGSPLQVSGPAAGLTVVTAELIHRYGWRATCAITVLAGVAQLGLGCLRVARTALAVSPAIVHGMLAGIGVTIAVAQLHIVLGGTPQSSVLDNLRALPAQLVHLHPAAVSMSVLTLTLLFAWPRIPGRVGHVLRTVPAALVAVAGATLTASLTGLVLPKVDLPSWSSHALAGLPEGPVLGIAAAVLTVTLVCSVQSLLGAVAVDKLVARRPAQQTRVGRSDLNRELLGQGAANVVSGALGGLPVAGVAVRSSANVQAGAVSRNSTMLHGVFVVVAALLMVPILELIPLASLAALVMAVGIQMVSLHHIRTVTRHREVLVYVVTTLGVVCLGVLEGVVLGVSAAVAVALHRLARTRITHEERGGVHYVRVRGQLTFLAVPRLSRVLHLVPQGAHVDLELDGSFMDHAAYESLQDWQSAHVARGGTVELTGRSGTRIAEPAGPSHCRCRPWTPWRNHHCEPSAGPQPASADDRPDGAGPADGSEGPDGAAGATATAGRDGLSGRSGHQLARGISAFQRNTAPLVRGELARLAREGQRPSQLFLTCADSRLVTSMITSSGPGDLFVVRNVGNLVPKPGEESGDDSVAAAIEYAVDVLHVRSITVCGHSGCGAMQALLNAEPGGAQTPLKRWLRHGVPSLERMAAKNRPWARLAGRAPADAVEQLCLTNVVQQLEHLRAHESVARALREGALELHGMYFHVGEAQAYLLVERDDGELFDHVGATEDLRHPA is encoded by the coding sequence ATGTCTGCCTGCGTCCCCACCCGCGCCGCCGACTCGACTCGGCCCAGGCGCATCCACCAACCCCACAGCCCCCCGCCGACCCCGCCCCGCCGATTCCGTGTCGCGGGCGCCGATCTCTCAGCCTCGATCGCGGTCTTCCTGATCGCCCTGCCCCTGTCCCTCGGCATCGCGCTCGCCACCGGCGCGCCGCTCCAGTCGGGCCTCGTCGCCGCCGCCGTGGGCGGAATCGTCGCCGCCCGGCTCGGCGGCTCACCGCTCCAGGTGAGCGGGCCCGCCGCCGGGCTCACGGTGGTCACCGCCGAGCTCATCCACCGCTACGGATGGCGTGCGACCTGCGCCATCACCGTCCTCGCCGGAGTCGCCCAGCTGGGCCTGGGATGCCTGCGCGTGGCCCGCACGGCGCTCGCCGTCAGCCCCGCGATCGTGCACGGCATGCTCGCCGGCATCGGTGTGACCATCGCCGTCGCCCAACTGCACATCGTGCTGGGCGGCACCCCACAGAGCTCCGTGCTCGACAACCTGCGCGCGCTACCCGCCCAGTTGGTGCACCTTCACCCCGCGGCGGTCTCGATGAGTGTGCTGACACTGACGCTCCTCTTCGCCTGGCCACGGATTCCCGGACGGGTCGGACACGTCCTGCGCACCGTGCCGGCCGCGCTCGTCGCCGTCGCGGGGGCAACCCTGACCGCCTCACTCACCGGGCTGGTCCTGCCCAAGGTCGATCTGCCGTCCTGGAGCAGTCACGCCCTGGCCGGGCTCCCCGAGGGGCCGGTGCTCGGGATCGCCGCCGCCGTCCTCACCGTCACGCTGGTGTGCAGTGTGCAGTCACTTCTCGGCGCCGTGGCCGTGGACAAGCTGGTGGCGAGGCGGCCCGCGCAGCAAACCCGGGTGGGCCGCTCCGACCTGAACCGGGAGTTGCTCGGTCAGGGCGCCGCCAATGTCGTCTCCGGCGCGCTCGGCGGGCTGCCCGTCGCCGGGGTCGCCGTGCGCAGTTCGGCGAATGTGCAAGCCGGCGCCGTGAGCCGGAACTCCACGATGCTGCACGGCGTTTTCGTAGTAGTTGCCGCGCTGCTGATGGTCCCGATCCTGGAGCTGATCCCCCTCGCATCGCTCGCCGCCCTGGTGATGGCCGTCGGCATCCAGATGGTGTCCCTGCACCACATCCGCACGGTCACCCGCCACCGCGAAGTGCTGGTGTACGTCGTCACCACGCTCGGCGTCGTGTGCCTCGGTGTTCTCGAGGGCGTGGTGCTGGGGGTCTCCGCGGCCGTCGCCGTCGCCCTGCACCGGCTCGCTCGCACGCGCATCACGCATGAAGAGAGAGGAGGAGTCCATTACGTACGAGTGCGAGGGCAGTTGACGTTCCTCGCGGTGCCTCGGCTCAGCCGCGTCCTGCACCTGGTACCTCAAGGGGCACATGTGGACCTGGAGTTGGACGGATCCTTCATGGACCACGCGGCATACGAGTCCCTGCAGGACTGGCAGAGCGCGCATGTCGCGCGAGGTGGCACGGTCGAGTTGACCGGGCGATCCGGCACCCGGATCGCCGAGCCCGCGGGCCCCTCCCACTGCCGCTGCCGCCCCTGGACGCCATGGCGCAACCACCACTGCGAACCCTCCGCCGGTCCGCAGCCCGCATCCGCCGACGACCGGCCGGATGGGGCGGGCCCGGCAGACGGGTCGGAGGGGCCGGACGGTGCGGCCGGTGCCACCGCTACCGCCGGGCGCGATGGCCTCAGCGGGCGGAGCGGGCATCAACTGGCGCGTGGAATCAGCGCGTTCCAGCGCAACACCGCGCCCCTGGTGCGGGGTGAGCTGGCACGGCTGGCGCGGGAAGGGCAGCGGCCGTCGCAACTGTTCCTGACCTGTGCCGACTCACGGCTCGTCACGTCGATGATCACCTCCAGTGGTCCGGGCGACCTGTTCGTCGTACGCAACGTGGGCAACCTCGTGCCGAAGCCCGGGGAGGAGAGCGGGGACGACTCGGTGGCCGCGGCGATCGAGTACGCGGTGGACGTGCTGCATGTGCGATCCATCACGGTCTGCGGGCACTCCGGATGCGGGGCCATGCAGGCCCTGTTGAACGCGGAGCCCGGCGGGGCGCAGACCCCGCTCAAGCGGTGGCTGCGGCACGGGGTGCCCAGTCTGGAGCGGATGGCCGCCAAGAACCGTCCCTGGGCCCGGCTCGCCGGGCGGGCGCCGGCCGACGCGGTGGAGCAGCTGTGTCTGACCAACGTGGTGCAGCAGTTGGAGCATCTGCGGGCGCACGAGTCGGTGGCACGGGCCCTGCGGGAGGGTGCGCTCGAGCTGCACGGGATGTACTTCCACGTCGGAGAGGCGCAGGCGTATCTGCTCGTCGAACGCGACGACGGCGAGCTGTTCGATCACGTGGGGGCGACGGAGGATCTGCGGCACCCCGCCTGA